Proteins encoded within one genomic window of Panicum virgatum strain AP13 chromosome 1N, P.virgatum_v5, whole genome shotgun sequence:
- the LOC120657167 gene encoding probable RNA-dependent RNA polymerase 1 isoform X1 gives MGGRTIQVSGFALTDSAEYVKDFLERISGPGTILALKLRRPKNISAASKAFAIVQFETQESASLVENAAQRNALKRGIFFLKVRPAERDIIPRPRVPMFCLEDTDLHFGCLVKENVLSVLWKAKGVAVKFGFDMKTIGFYLSYNFKNYKLEISYESIWEMQLHRPPAHRSRTKFLLIQVQAVPKIYESLPLSFGLMSVDPSFSSLNYFRDDTDDQWDKTIDFTPSASIGQSSILCLELPQLCDLPNIGDYFFYYKEYNLDFECQNGCSYSCGTGIVPIVKSPNNIDVPFEILFQINHLVQLGTLSGPTLDNNFFRLVSPKFVLVDHIKRALYSMRGLKSTCLNPTDWLSAEYSKIYKLCNTLQISPQISPDDGLVYVHRVQVTPAKVYFYGPEINVSDRVVRHFSADIDNFLRVSFVDEDFEKLHSADLSSRSSSKNNDARRTSLYNRVLSVLSNGISIGDKRFEFLAFSSSQLRDNSTWMFASHQGLTASDIRKWMGDFRNIRNVAKYAARLGQSFSSSTETLKVYKYEVEEIPDITNGTEYIFSDGVGKISADFSMEVAMKCKLKCSAPSVFQIRYGGYKGIVAVDPRSNWKLSLRKSMLKFQSENITLDVLACSKYQPYFLNRQLITLLSTLGVGDSVFELKQEEAVRLLNSVVTEPQAAIKAIKLIPMGEVTNVVKELLLCGYKPDHEPYLSMLLQTFRAFKLQELKTKSRIFIPQGRAMMGCLDETCTLKYGQVFIQASYGADDNRKFVVTGKVAVAKNPCLHPGDVRVLHAVNVPDLHHMFDCVVFPQQGPRQHPNECSGSDLDGDIYLVSWDQSLIPIRMVAPTDYTPAPTDTLDHDVKIEEVEEYFTNYIVNESLGIIAHAHVVFADKEPLKAESEPCKELAKLFSVAVDFPKTGVPAQIPHELHVREYPDFMEKLDKATYVSKRVIGKLYREIKKRTPHIKYFTRDVARRSYDSDLIVDGYEDYITEAAEFKQDYDFKLGNLMDHYGIKSEAEIISGCVLKMARNFTKSSDADAIRMAVRSLRKEAMSWFSEMGMDENGIGQDDLDAKAPAWYHVTYHPHYWGCYNKGYDGDRPHLISFPWCVYDRLICIKQRRNLKRKMVLK, from the exons ATGGGCGGCAGGACTATTCAGGTGTCAGGATTTGCTCTAACTGACAGTGCTGAGTATGTCAAAGATTTCCTGGAACGAATTTCTGGCCCTGGAACGATCCTTGCTCTCAAGCTCAGGCGTCCAAAGAACATCTCTGCAGCATCAAAGGCGTTTGCTATAGTTCAGTTCGAGACACAGGAAAGTGCTTCGTTGGTAGAAAATGCGGCTCAAAGAAATGCACTCAAGAGGGGAATCTTTTTTCTGAAAGTCAGACCTGCGGAGCGTGACATTATTCCAAGGCCAAGAGTTCCAATGTTTTGTTTGGAGGATACAGACCTGCATTTTGGGTGTTTGGTTAAGGAAAATGTACTGTCTGTTCTTTGGAAAGCAAAGGGAGTTGCAGTCAAGTTTGGATTTGATATGAAAACGATTGGTTTTTACCTGTCCTATAATTTTAAAAACTATAAACTTGAAATATCTTACGAGAGTATATGGGAGATGCAGCTTCACCGTCCACCTGCTCATAGGTCGCGGACAAAGTTCCTTTTGATTCAG GTTCAGGCGGTTCCTAAAATTTATGAATCCCTCCCACTCTCTTTTGGTCTTATGTCTGTGGATCCTTCCTTCAGTTCCTTGAACTATTTTAGGGACGACACAGATGATCAATGGGACAAAACAATTGATTTTACTCCATCAGCTAGCATCGGGCAATCGTCTATTCTGTGTCTGGAGCTGCCGCAACTGTGTGATCTCCCAAACATTGGTGACTACTTTTTTTACTACAAAGAGTACAATCTTGACTTTGAATGTCAGAACGGGTGTTCATATTCTTGTGGCACTGGCATTGTTCCAATTGTGAAATCCCCTAATAACATAGATGTCCCCTTTGAGATACTCTTCCAAATTAATCATTTGGTTCAGCTTGGAACCCTCAGTGGGCCAACGCTTGATAACAATTTCTTCCGTCTGGTTAGCCCAAAATTTGTAC ttgttgatcatATAAAGCGTGCACTTTATAGCATGCGTGGTTTGAAAAGTACCTGCTTGAATCCAACAGATTGGTTATCAGCTGAATACTCAAAAATCTACAAATTATGCAACACATTGCAAATATCACCTCAGATATCTCCAGACGATGGATTGGTTTATGTCCACAGGGTACAAGTTACCCCGGCTAAAGTTTACTTCTATGGACCAGAGATAAATGTCTCCGATCGTGTCGTGAGGCATTTCTCTGCTGACATAGATAACTTCCTTCGGGTTTCTTTTGTTGATGAGGACTTTGAGAAGCTCCATTCAGCTGATTTGTCATCTCGCTCTTCTTCAAAAAATAATGATGCTAGGAGAACTTCTCTGTACAATAGAGTTCTGTCAGTCCTTTCCAATGGCATTAGTATTGGCGACAAGCGCTTTGAGTTTCTTGCCTTTTCTTCAAGCCAGCTCCGAGATAACTCTACATGGATGTTTGCCTCTCATCAGGGATTAACTGCAAGTGACATCAGGAAGTGGATGGGAGACTTCCGGAATATCAGAAATGTGGCAAAGTATGCTGCAAGACTTGGTCAATCTTTTAGTTCCTCAACAGAAACCTTAAAAGTATACAAGTATGAGGTGGAAGAAATTCCAGATATAACAAATGGCACGGAGTACATATTCTCTGATGGAGTAGGAAAGATTTCAGCTGATTTCTCAATGGAAGTGGCTATGAAGTGCAAACTGAAATGCTCTGCTCCATCTGTTTTTCAAATAAGGTATGGTGGTTACAAAGGTATTGTTGCTGTTGACCCAAGATCAAACTGGAAGCTTTCTTTGAGGAAAAGCATGTTAAAGTTCCAGTCTGAAAACATTACTCTGGATGTCCTTGCATGCAGCAAATATCAGCCGTATTTCCTGAATCGACAATTGATTACTCTTCTTTCAACACTTGGAGTTGGTGATAGTGTCTTTGAATTAAAGCAAGAGGAAGCCGTGAGGCTGTTGAACAGTGTGGTAACTGAGCCACAGGCTGCTATTAAAGCAATTAAACTTATACCCATGGGAGAAGTAACCAATGTGGTTAAAGAATTGTTGTTGTGTGGCTACAAGCCTGATCACGAACCATATCTTTCCATGCTGCTACAAACTTTTAGAGCATTCAAGCTGCAAGaactgaaaacaaagtcaaggATATTCATCCCACAAGGACGGGCAATGATGGGATGCTTGGATGAAACCTGCACACTGAAGTATGGCCAGGTATTTATTCAAGCTTCTTATGGTGCAGATGACAATCGCAAATTTGTTGTAACAGGAAAAGTAGCTGTTGCCAAAAATCCTTGCCTCCACCCCGGTGATGTACGGGTTCTCCATGCTGTCAATGTTCCTGATCTGCACCACATGTTTGACTGTGTTGTCTTTCCACAGCAAGGACCAAGGCAA CATCCTAATGAGTGTTCAGGGAGTGATCTTGATGGGGACATATATTTAGTTTCTTGGGATCAATCTCTGATCCCTATTCGTATGGTGGCGCCTACGGACTATACTCCAGCACCAACTGATACACTAGATCATGATGTTAAAATTGAG GAAGTAGAAGAGTACTTCACAAATTACATAGTTAATGAGAGTCTGGGAATCATTGCCCATGCTCATGTGGTCTTTGCAGATAAAGAACCTCTTAAGGCTGAAAGTGAGCCATGTAAAGAACTGGCCAAGCTCTTCTCAGTAGCTGTTGATTTCCCAAAGACAGGAGTGCCAGCTCAGATTCCACATGAGCTACATGTCAGAGAGTATCCTGATTTCATGGAGAAGCTTGACAAAGCCACCTATGTTTCCAAGCGTGTAATCGGGAAGCTCTACAGGGAAATAAAGAAGCGCACACCTCACATAAAGTACTTCACAAGGGATGTGGCAAGGCGGTCTTATGATTCCGATTTGATTGTCGATGGCTATGAAGATTACATTACCGAGGCTGCAGAATTCAAGCAAGACTATGATTTCAAGTTGGGTAATCTTATGGACCACTATGGCATAAAAAGTGAAGCTGAGATAATCAGTGGATGTGTTCTAAAGATGGCAAGAAATTTCACCAAGAGTAGCGATGCTGATGCAATCAGAATGGCAGTGAGATCTTTGAGGAAAGAAGCCATGTCATGGTTCAGCGAGATGGGCATGGACGAGAATGGAATTGGTCAAGACGACTTAGATGCTAAGGCCCCTGCTTGGTATCATGTTACTTATCATCCACATTACTGGGGCTGCTACAATAAAGGATATGACGGGGACCGGCCACATCTTATTAGCTTTCCATGGTGTGTATATGACAGACTTATATGCATCAAGCAGAGGAGAAATTTGAAAAGGAAGATGGTCCTGAAATGA
- the LOC120657167 gene encoding probable RNA-dependent RNA polymerase 1 isoform X2 — translation MGGRTIQVSGFALTDSAEYVKDFLERISGPGTILALKLRRPKNISAASKAFAIVQFETQESASLVENAAQRNALKRGIFFLKVRPAERDIIPRPRVPMFCLEDTDLHFGCLVKENVLSVLWKAKGVAVKFGFDMKTIGFYLSYNFKNYKLEISYESIWEMQLHRPPAHRSRTKFLLIQVQAVPKIYESLPLSFGLMSVDPSFSSLNYFRDDTDDQWDKTIDFTPSASIGQSSILCLELPQLCDLPNIGDYFFYYKEYNLDFECQNGCSYSCGTGIVPIVKSPNNIDVPFEILFQINHLVQLGTLSGPTLDNNFFRLVSPKFVPADHIKRATRLGQKALLFMRGLKSTCLNPTDWLSAEYSKIYKLCNTLQISPQISPDDGLVYVHRVQVTPAKVYFYGPEINVSDRVVRHFSADIDNFLRVSFVDEDFEKLHSADLSSRSSSKNNDARRTSLYNRVLSVLSNGISIGDKRFEFLAFSSSQLRDNSTWMFASHQGLTASDIRKWMGDFRNIRNVAKYAARLGQSFSSSTETLKVYKYEVEEIPDITNGTEYIFSDGVGKISADFSMEVAMKCKLKCSAPSVFQIRYGGYKGIVAVDPRSNWKLSLRKSMLKFQSENITLDVLACSKYQPYFLNRQLITLLSTLGVGDSVFELKQEEAVRLLNSVVTEPQAAIKAIKLIPMGEVTNVVKELLLCGYKPDHEPYLSMLLQTFRAFKLQELKTKSRIFIPQGRAMMGCLDETCTLKYGQVFIQASYGADDNRKFVVTGKVAVAKNPCLHPGDVRVLHAVNVPDLHHMFDCVVFPQQGPRQHPNECSGSDLDGDIYLVSWDQSLIPIRMVAPTDYTPAPTDTLDHDVKIEEVEEYFTNYIVNESLGIIAHAHVVFADKEPLKAESEPCKELAKLFSVAVDFPKTGVPAQIPHELHVREYPDFMEKLDKATYVSKRVIGKLYREIKKRTPHIKYFTRDVARRSYDSDLIVDGYEDYITEAAEFKQDYDFKLGNLMDHYGIKSEAEIISGCVLKMARNFTKSSDADAIRMAVRSLRKEAMSWFSEMGMDENGIGQDDLDAKAPAWYHVTYHPHYWGCYNKGYDGDRPHLISFPWCVYDRLICIKQRRNLKRKMVLK, via the exons ATGGGCGGCAGGACTATTCAGGTGTCAGGATTTGCTCTAACTGACAGTGCTGAGTATGTCAAAGATTTCCTGGAACGAATTTCTGGCCCTGGAACGATCCTTGCTCTCAAGCTCAGGCGTCCAAAGAACATCTCTGCAGCATCAAAGGCGTTTGCTATAGTTCAGTTCGAGACACAGGAAAGTGCTTCGTTGGTAGAAAATGCGGCTCAAAGAAATGCACTCAAGAGGGGAATCTTTTTTCTGAAAGTCAGACCTGCGGAGCGTGACATTATTCCAAGGCCAAGAGTTCCAATGTTTTGTTTGGAGGATACAGACCTGCATTTTGGGTGTTTGGTTAAGGAAAATGTACTGTCTGTTCTTTGGAAAGCAAAGGGAGTTGCAGTCAAGTTTGGATTTGATATGAAAACGATTGGTTTTTACCTGTCCTATAATTTTAAAAACTATAAACTTGAAATATCTTACGAGAGTATATGGGAGATGCAGCTTCACCGTCCACCTGCTCATAGGTCGCGGACAAAGTTCCTTTTGATTCAG GTTCAGGCGGTTCCTAAAATTTATGAATCCCTCCCACTCTCTTTTGGTCTTATGTCTGTGGATCCTTCCTTCAGTTCCTTGAACTATTTTAGGGACGACACAGATGATCAATGGGACAAAACAATTGATTTTACTCCATCAGCTAGCATCGGGCAATCGTCTATTCTGTGTCTGGAGCTGCCGCAACTGTGTGATCTCCCAAACATTGGTGACTACTTTTTTTACTACAAAGAGTACAATCTTGACTTTGAATGTCAGAACGGGTGTTCATATTCTTGTGGCACTGGCATTGTTCCAATTGTGAAATCCCCTAATAACATAGATGTCCCCTTTGAGATACTCTTCCAAATTAATCATTTGGTTCAGCTTGGAACCCTCAGTGGGCCAACGCTTGATAACAATTTCTTCCGTCTGGTTAGCCCAAAATTTGTACCTGCTGATCATATAAAGCGTgcaactcgcttgggacaaaaggctttgttgtt CATGCGTGGTTTGAAAAGTACCTGCTTGAATCCAACAGATTGGTTATCAGCTGAATACTCAAAAATCTACAAATTATGCAACACATTGCAAATATCACCTCAGATATCTCCAGACGATGGATTGGTTTATGTCCACAGGGTACAAGTTACCCCGGCTAAAGTTTACTTCTATGGACCAGAGATAAATGTCTCCGATCGTGTCGTGAGGCATTTCTCTGCTGACATAGATAACTTCCTTCGGGTTTCTTTTGTTGATGAGGACTTTGAGAAGCTCCATTCAGCTGATTTGTCATCTCGCTCTTCTTCAAAAAATAATGATGCTAGGAGAACTTCTCTGTACAATAGAGTTCTGTCAGTCCTTTCCAATGGCATTAGTATTGGCGACAAGCGCTTTGAGTTTCTTGCCTTTTCTTCAAGCCAGCTCCGAGATAACTCTACATGGATGTTTGCCTCTCATCAGGGATTAACTGCAAGTGACATCAGGAAGTGGATGGGAGACTTCCGGAATATCAGAAATGTGGCAAAGTATGCTGCAAGACTTGGTCAATCTTTTAGTTCCTCAACAGAAACCTTAAAAGTATACAAGTATGAGGTGGAAGAAATTCCAGATATAACAAATGGCACGGAGTACATATTCTCTGATGGAGTAGGAAAGATTTCAGCTGATTTCTCAATGGAAGTGGCTATGAAGTGCAAACTGAAATGCTCTGCTCCATCTGTTTTTCAAATAAGGTATGGTGGTTACAAAGGTATTGTTGCTGTTGACCCAAGATCAAACTGGAAGCTTTCTTTGAGGAAAAGCATGTTAAAGTTCCAGTCTGAAAACATTACTCTGGATGTCCTTGCATGCAGCAAATATCAGCCGTATTTCCTGAATCGACAATTGATTACTCTTCTTTCAACACTTGGAGTTGGTGATAGTGTCTTTGAATTAAAGCAAGAGGAAGCCGTGAGGCTGTTGAACAGTGTGGTAACTGAGCCACAGGCTGCTATTAAAGCAATTAAACTTATACCCATGGGAGAAGTAACCAATGTGGTTAAAGAATTGTTGTTGTGTGGCTACAAGCCTGATCACGAACCATATCTTTCCATGCTGCTACAAACTTTTAGAGCATTCAAGCTGCAAGaactgaaaacaaagtcaaggATATTCATCCCACAAGGACGGGCAATGATGGGATGCTTGGATGAAACCTGCACACTGAAGTATGGCCAGGTATTTATTCAAGCTTCTTATGGTGCAGATGACAATCGCAAATTTGTTGTAACAGGAAAAGTAGCTGTTGCCAAAAATCCTTGCCTCCACCCCGGTGATGTACGGGTTCTCCATGCTGTCAATGTTCCTGATCTGCACCACATGTTTGACTGTGTTGTCTTTCCACAGCAAGGACCAAGGCAA CATCCTAATGAGTGTTCAGGGAGTGATCTTGATGGGGACATATATTTAGTTTCTTGGGATCAATCTCTGATCCCTATTCGTATGGTGGCGCCTACGGACTATACTCCAGCACCAACTGATACACTAGATCATGATGTTAAAATTGAG GAAGTAGAAGAGTACTTCACAAATTACATAGTTAATGAGAGTCTGGGAATCATTGCCCATGCTCATGTGGTCTTTGCAGATAAAGAACCTCTTAAGGCTGAAAGTGAGCCATGTAAAGAACTGGCCAAGCTCTTCTCAGTAGCTGTTGATTTCCCAAAGACAGGAGTGCCAGCTCAGATTCCACATGAGCTACATGTCAGAGAGTATCCTGATTTCATGGAGAAGCTTGACAAAGCCACCTATGTTTCCAAGCGTGTAATCGGGAAGCTCTACAGGGAAATAAAGAAGCGCACACCTCACATAAAGTACTTCACAAGGGATGTGGCAAGGCGGTCTTATGATTCCGATTTGATTGTCGATGGCTATGAAGATTACATTACCGAGGCTGCAGAATTCAAGCAAGACTATGATTTCAAGTTGGGTAATCTTATGGACCACTATGGCATAAAAAGTGAAGCTGAGATAATCAGTGGATGTGTTCTAAAGATGGCAAGAAATTTCACCAAGAGTAGCGATGCTGATGCAATCAGAATGGCAGTGAGATCTTTGAGGAAAGAAGCCATGTCATGGTTCAGCGAGATGGGCATGGACGAGAATGGAATTGGTCAAGACGACTTAGATGCTAAGGCCCCTGCTTGGTATCATGTTACTTATCATCCACATTACTGGGGCTGCTACAATAAAGGATATGACGGGGACCGGCCACATCTTATTAGCTTTCCATGGTGTGTATATGACAGACTTATATGCATCAAGCAGAGGAGAAATTTGAAAAGGAAGATGGTCCTGAAATGA
- the LOC120657165 gene encoding microtubule-associated protein 70-2-like: MADGGCEEGNASAHKGSARRRGPVQAGLDADELLTLMYGSDPVKVELTRLENEVRDKDRELGEAHAEIKALRLSERAREKAVEELTAELEKVDEKLKLTESLLEAKNLELKKTNDEKKAAMAAQFAAEATLRRVHAAQKDDDMPPIEAILAPLEAELKLSRQEIAKLQDDNRALDRLTKQKEAALLEAERTVQIAMAKAAMVDDMQNKNQELMKQIEICQEENKILDRLHRQKVAEVEKLSQTVRELEEAVLQGGAAANAVREYQRKVQEMNEEKKVLDRELARAKVTANRVAVVVANEWKDANGKVMPVKQWLEERRFMQGEMQQLRDKLAIAERTARSEAQLKEKYQLRLKVLEDGLRGPPSGSSRPPTEGKSMSNGPPRRLSLSGADSMSKASPNGVLMRRSPSLNSRSSLTTSSSLVLKHAKGTSRSFDGCTRSLDRGKVLENGTHSLNSSTDAVKDCETADNWKADAEEKGNETTNNGSSDMVSGVLYDMLQKEVVSLRKACHEKDQSLKDKDDAIEMLAKKVDTLNKAMEVESKKMRREMAAMEKEFAAVRLEKEQESKAKRLGNLKGPGTSQTVSGR, encoded by the exons ATGGCCGACGGCGGGTGCGAGGAGGGGAATGCTTCGGCGCACAAgggctccgcgcgccgccgggggccGGTGCAGGCGGGCCTGGATGCGGACGAGCTCCTCACGCTCATGTACGGCTCGGATCCCGTCAAGGTCGAGCTCACCCGGCTGGAGAATGAAGTGAGGG ACAAGGATAGGGAGCTGGGTGAGGCGCACGCGGAGATAAAGGCGCTGCGGCTGtcggagagggcgcgagagaaGGCCGTCGAGGAG CTCACTGCTGAACTAGAGAAAGTGGATGAAAAACTCAAGTTGACAGAGTCTCTCCTTGAAGCCAAA AACTTAGAACTTAAGAAAACAAATGATGAGAAAAAAGCTGCTATGGCTGCTCAGTTTGCAGCCGAAGCAACGCTACGAAGAGTACATGCAGCCCAGAAAGATGATGATATGCCACCTATTGAAGCCATTCTTGCACCACTTGAAGCAGAGCTAAAGCTTTCTAGGCAAGAG ATTGCAAAGCTCCAGGATGACAATAGAGCTTTAGACCGTTTAACGAAGCAAAAGGAGGCAGCATTGCTAGAAGCAGAAAGGACTGTACAGATTGCCATGGCAAAAGCTGCTATGGTTGATGACATGCAAAACAAGAACCAAGAGTTGATGAAACAAATTGAAATTTGCCAG GAAGAAAATAAGATCTTGGACAGGTTGCACCGCCAAAAAGTTGCAGAAGTAGAAAAGCTTAGTCAAACTGTGAGAGAGCTGGAAGAGGCTGTTCTACAAGGTGGTGCAGCTGCCAATGCTGTTAGAGAATACCAACGGAAAGTTCAAGAAATGAAT gaagaaaagaaagttcTGGACCGGGAGCTTGCTCGCGCTAAAGTTACCGCAAACAGGGTTGCTGTTGTAGTTGCAAATGAGTGGAAAGATGCTAATGGCAAAGTAATGCCTGTTAAACAGTGGCTCGAAGAGCGAAGGTTCATGCAG GGTGAGATGCAGCAGCTTCGTGACAAGCTTGCTATTGCAGAGAGAACAGCCCGATCTGAAGCTCAGCTAAAG GAAAAGTATCAGTTGCGCTTAAAAGTTTTAGAAGATGGACTGAGGGGTCCACCAAGTGGTTCTAGTCGTCCTCCTACAGAAGGAAAGAGTATGAGTAATGGACCTCCCCGACGGCTTTCACTAAGTGGTGCTGATAGTATGTCCAAAGCTTCTCCAAATGGTGTGTTAATGAGGAGGTCTCCATCTTTAAATTCAAGATCCTCTCTCACAACCAGCAGTAGTTTGGTCCTGAAGCATGCAAAAGGTACTTCAAGGTCATTCGATGGTTGTACCAGGTCGTTAGACCGAGGAAAAGTTCTTGAGAACGGGACTCATTCACTCAATAGTTCTACGGATGCTGTTAAAGATTGTGAAACTGCGGATAATTGGAAGGCTGATGCGGAAGAAAAAGGCAATGAAACTACAAACAATGGTTCAAGTGATATGGTCTCTGGCGTACTCTATGACATGCTGCAAAAAGAGGTAGTTTCTTTGAGAAAGGCATGCCATGAGAAAGACCAAAGTCTAAAGGACAAGGATGATGCAATAGAG ATGTTAGCAAAGAAAGTAGATACGTTAAATAAAGCAATGGAAGTGGAGTCTAAAAAGATGAGGCGGGAGATGGCTGCTATGGAGAAGGAATTTGCTGCTGTGCGTCTTGAGAAGGAACAAGAAAGTAAAGCTAAACGACTAGGTAATTTGAAAGGACCTGGAACTTCGCAGACAGTTTCTGGAAG GTAA